The Diabrotica undecimpunctata isolate CICGRU chromosome 11, icDiaUnde3, whole genome shotgun sequence genome contains the following window.
acaatcttttGCAACTGTCATAAATCAAAATGTACCTAAATTTCCATCCAAAACACAAGCAATAGTTTTTCCTGCGCTGGAAAATACAAATATTTGCAGTTATGTATGGATTAATTAGAATACTCACTCAATAATACGAAAAACTCTTCTTCCGGTCCTGATAACATCCCtgcaatatttctttaaaaacttccttcatctgcaaagaacacttgctgaatatctataataatatatGGAGACATAGCAAGTTTCCAAAAATCTGGAGTTCATCTATTGTCAtccctatttataaacaaaatcaattaaaATCTCTGTCACATTCATATAGACCTATTTCTCTAACTTGTGTAATGTGTAAAGTTCTCGAGAAAATCATATCCAACAGATTAATatggtttttagaaaataataaattacttgcCCCGGAACAAACCGGATTCCGAAAAAGTCGTTCAACACTGGATAACCTTATTAGTTTAGAGTCTGAGATTCATGAAGCAATGGCATGTGGACAAAAatgtatcgcagtattttttgacataacAAGAGCATATGATACCGTTTGGCGACATGGTATTATTCAAATACTTAGTCGATGgggaataaaatttaatatagcacaattcataaaaaatttcttaTCTCATCGAACTTTTAATGTACAAGCTAACGGTACTTTATCtaatacaaaaattcaaaaaaacggAATTCCCCAAGGATCTAATTTAAGCGTCTCCCTATTTcttattgcaataaataatattatctccACTTGTAACTTACCAGTAGAAGCTAGACTCTTTGCAGATGACTTATTCATTTTTGTTAAGGGGATACATGATAAAACCCTTCAGACCCATCTACAGAAAGTGCTATGGAATCTCGAATTATGGACAAATTCCACAGGTCTtcaattatcaacaacaaaatcaaaggctatgctattttcaaaaaaaagaagttatatcactccagaattaaaactatttaataaagaacTAAAATATGTTGAGAAAATTAAATGTCTAGGCATGACATTTGACAACAGATTATCCTGGAACCACCACATTCATGATCTAAAAAGTACTTCTCAATCTGcacttaacattataaaaactgttGCACACAATACGTGGGAAGCAGATAGTAAAACACTGACCCTTATGTACAAGTCTTTGATCAGGTCCAAACTCGACTACGCTTGTATTATTTATGATTCAGCAAAACCATATATCATAAAACAACTCGATCGAATACAAAATAGTGCTTTGCGAACTATACTAGGTGCTTTTTATATTAGCCCTACTGAAAGTTTACACTGTGAAGCTGGAGAAGTCCCCCTGGAATTCCGAAGAAAACAACTTTCACTAACATATGCGGCATCAATACAGGCAAATCCTATGAATCCTGTTAACCACTTTGTAAATTCAGACCGTTTTAGGAATATCTTTAAAACTCATGCTAGGCTTGACCTTCCTTTTTATGAAAGGGTAAATAGATACCTCAATGAACTTGAATTCAAATTTCAAGATACCTATTGTATACCCGATATTAACACTGTTACCCCTTGGACTGTTCCCATACCATCTATCAATACCAAACTCTCCATATATAAAAAGGCAGATAGCCATCCCAAAGCATGATATCAATATGTCCTCCAAGAGTTCAAGACATACAGTAACCATACGcttatatataccgatgcctctaaaaaTGTTAATGAAACTCCCTAAATTAACATCCATTTACACAGCCGAATTAACCGCTATTCtcaatgcaataaattttgtggtagaaaatagtatcaaaaaccCTGTCATTATTACGGATTTCCTAAGTTCTGTAATTGCCCTAAGTAACTTATATCCTTGTCATCCAAGTCTACTACTTATTAAATCAGCATTAAGCCAACTGCAAACTATGAACATAAAtgtcaactttgtatggattCCTTCCCATATTGGAATTGCTGGTAACGAAGAAGTAGATTCCTTGGCAAAACTAGCAATCTCGAGTCCGGAAGCTGTAGAAATCAGAAGCATTCCACATCTAGATATATAACCTGTAATCAAGAACTTAATAATCAATAATTGGCAGACCAAGTGGAATCAGTCAACATCCAAACTACGAGAAGTAAAACATTCCatattaccttggaaatcaaccccaaataagcgtaaacatcaaaccatcctatcttgtctgagaataggccacaccgccatcacccataaacatctgctggagagtgaattaaaaccaCAGTGCAACGTATGTGATGTTGTGCTCAGTAttcgccatattttactggagtgtcCTTTATATCGCATGGAAAGACTTCGATATAAATTACAAGATATTAAGGCAATTATTGGCAGATATTGCCTTACAGGcaatattaagtgacggaactgatatgaaaaatttgaTATCATACTTACATTtcataaatgtactaaataaacTGTAAAACTCTAAATTGTACGCTAATGACCCTTtgaggttgaggcataaataaataaaaaaaaatatattatttttatcatgtagaaCCTGTTGTAACTAGAATTGGTCCTCTAATGTTCAGCATGAAGCCGTACAAGCATTTCCATTATATACATAAGTATATTTTATGGCATCCTCAAAACACGCTCAAAATCAGATTGCTCCCTAACCATAAAATGACTTTCCTAGTCATAGAAGGAAAATTTGTGGACTTCTTTTTcctgaaaattataataaaaataaagatatttcaaAATGCAAATATAATATTCCGATAATTGACTGATAAACGTAACTTAGAATTCTAACcagaattgataaaaaaaatatgtgtaGTTATTGAATAGATTTTTGGTTGGTTTAAAAGGTCTCTCTCCTAACTGGtggaaatagtttaaaaaacGATACTCACAATGTAACAACTGCTACTATAATTAGAGTAACTTCTACAATCTGCTATTTGTAAACTACTTTTTAAGAAGACCATAAAATGACAACAATCATACACATGACTTCATTCATGACCCGTTTAAAACACAGCTCAACATAGGTAAGGTTTCCAGACATAAAATGTTTGTCCCAGTCGCATAAGAAAAATTTAAGCACTTCTTCTTTCTGAAAATTATAACGAAGAAGATATTTCCAAATGCTGAAATCTATTTTCGGTAATTGGTTGGCCGAaagatttagtttttaaaatcataaataacattgataaaaataattattattctcaacaGATTTCggatagcattaaatatgtattatttttttttattttagtttgatggccttggccaATTAaacagacaaatttaaagacaaacaatatTTACAATCCGAGGAAtttttttacaatcagaggaataaacatacaatcatccgtacaatttaacgtacaatttttaataaattaaaatttttttttcctgcgctaagacataacacgattcaacatctcggaggtttacatcttccttttcattttttaattctttaatatatttttttgtatatatatatatatatatatatatatatatatatatatatatatatatatattattttccaATGGTATGTGTGTATTAAAGAAGTTAATTCAGATAAAATATTTGACCGTAGGAAGTAATGTATATTATACTCTTATAATAGTTAGGCAAAacttgtttaattaaaaaatccaCAACATGACAAAGGtgatcactagacttcggcaaatatgcatattgcatattttgcatattgtgcatattttatgcaaatatttcatattttggcatatttgtataaaagtttgcataaagtgcataaaagttcagatttttatactgtatttgaaaatttttaaacataccaatttatttcaattcttgtataaaattttgtagtcattttaatcaagaaatgatctaagtacgtaatctctacaggtacaaaacatttacaatttcaaagaagatcaatttaagtaggcctcaacattcttagaaagtctcggtcactgaggcattcagttattggataatcgctaagggttcgcttatttgcattttatgatctaatccccaaatatatctacaatttattgtatcttaacagcaggtaaacggctaatagttttgttcctaatttagggattttccaaaatctcccagtttattgaattaggtacctaaacatttctaatttgatgctcagatttgtaaatcatttttgttttgatattcaaagcgtaaacactcgttgtgcgtaacaaaaaagaaaattgtgattttataatgcctaaaacaaccagtgcttcaacttggattaaaccttataaagagctgtctatggatatgggaaaaatctactgttcagtctgtggcaaaattgtaagtatctaatattttctattaaatatctaatatttcatacatacagggtgtttccaaatgacacttacaacgtttgactgtagatacttctcgaaaaattgaacaaaacgatatatttaatgaggggtcaaacttatttactt
Protein-coding sequences here:
- the LOC140452850 gene encoding uncharacterized protein, coding for MSSKSSRHTVTIRLYIPMPLKMLMKLPKLTSIYTAELTAILNAINFVVENSIKNPVIITDFLSSVIALSNLYPCHPSLLLIKSALSQLQTMNINVNFVWIPSHIGIAGNEEVDSLAKLAISSPEAVEIRSIPHLDI